The genomic DNA GCAACTCGGCGGCGATCGTCAAGGCGCTGATCGATCTCGCCGTCGCGCTCGGAGTCGACGTCACCGCCGAGGGTGTGGAGACCGAGGCGCAGAAGATGCTGCTGGTCGCCATGGGCTGCCGGCAACTGCAGGGCTATCTCCTGTCGCCGCCGCTCGAGCCGGTCCAACTGCTCGGCCTTTCCGGTCTGGCTTCGCCGGATGAGGTCGAGCCGGCCGCCGCGCGCGCCTGATCCCTACCAGCCGGGCAGGATCTGGTTCGCCTTGGTCCGCTTCATCTTGGCGAAAGCAAGCGCCGCGAAGTCGAAGCTTCCCGTCTCCTCGCCGACGGGCACGGAAATGTTGTCGAGGCTTTCCGCAATGTGGCGGGCCAGGGCGTCGACGATCTCCGGCTGCGAGGTCTGGCCGCGCATGATGCCGATCCGGCAGTCCGGCAGCGCATCGAACCCATCGGCCTCGCCAAGCACGCGCATGCCGGGCCTGAGCGCGCATTCCGGCAGCACCGAGATGGCGAGGCCGGAAAGCACGGCGGCGGTGATCACGGTGGCCGAGAAGCTGGAGAACAGCACGCGATACTCGCGGTTCTGCCGGTCGAGCACGTCGACGGCGGCGCGCCGCCAGACGCAATTCGGCCGGCCGAACGCCATCGGCAGGATTTCCTGCTCATGCGTGGCGTGGTTGGCCGAGGTGACCCACAAAAGCGGTTCGCGCCGCACCACTTCCGACTGGCCGCGGGTGTCGTTGTGCGTCACCAGCGCGAGGTCGAGATTGCCGCGCTTGATGTGCTCGACCAGCCCGGGCGTCGGTTCGCAGATCACGGTCAGCTCGACCCGCGGGTTGGAGCGCGAGAAGCGCGCCATGATCTCGGGCAGGAAACGGTCGGCATAGTCGTCCGGCGTGCCGATCCTGATCGTGCCTTCCAGCCGCTGGTCGTCGAAGGCGGCTAAAGTCTCGCGGTTGAGGTAGATCAGCCGCCTGGCATAGGACAGCAGCCTGTCGCCTTCCTCGGTCAACTTGTTGGTGCGCCCGTCCTTTTCGAACAGCGGCTTGCCGATCCGCTCCTCCAGCCGGCGCATCTGCATCGACACTGCCGACTGCGTGCGATGCACCTCTTCGGCCGCCCGGGTGAAGCTGCCGGTGTCGGCGATCGAGATGAAGGTCTGCAACTGATCGAGATCGAGCGGCGCTTTCATCGGTCCAATCCATCATTGATGTTGATGCTACAGATTAAAAACATTCGTTGGATTAATCAATCACGCGATGGCAAATTGGCATTGTCCACATGAAGGCACTGCATGTCGCCCAAAAGTGGCTCCCGGGTTGGGGGCGACGACATGCATCACTTTAAGTGTATCGAGACCGCAACGGCGCTTCTCCCAAGGCGCCGGTTGCCTGGTTTCGTCCGCTCGACTCCGAAGGAGAGACCGACATGACCACGATCGAATTCGCCTCCAAGACCCCGCGCATCACCACGCGTCCGGCCGTTGCGACGCTTGTGGTCAATGCTCTCGTCAACGCCTACCGCGCCTGGAAAAACCGCCGCGCCTTCTACCGCCTTGGCGAGATGTCGGACGCCGAGCTTGCCGATATCGGCCTCACCCGCGCCGACCTCCACGTCGCCGTTGCCGTGCCCTTTGGCCGCGATCCGACGGCGAAGCTGCGCGCGATTGCCAGCGACCGCGCCGACACGATCGAGGACCTCGCCCGCAAGGTGGCCTGAGCGGCTGCATTCTCGGTCGCCTGTGAACCTTTTTGAGGGCTCGGCGCGACCAAGCTTCATGCAGGCTCCCACACTCCCAGCCGGTTCCCCGCCGGCCTGCCTGCAGATTGCCCGGTTCCCCCTGCGGACCGGGCATTTTTCTTTTGAGTTGAGCGCTACCGCCGTTCCATGCCGCGCTTGAACTGGTCGAAGATCGTTTCCATGCCCTTCTGATACTCGTCGCGCTGCTGCGCGCCGGTCTCGAACATCTGGCCGAAAATGTCGTCAAACGGGTTTCGCGGCCGGCCGCTCGGATTGGTCTGCGGCTGCGGCTCACTCTGTTGGGGTTGGCGCTGTTGCGGCTGCTGCGGCGCCGGCTGACCGCCCGGCAAGCCGAAGCCGCCGCCCTGGCGCAGCATCTCCTCGAACATCTTGCCGAGCGGATTGTCGCCATAAGGGCTCTGCGTCTGCTGAGGCTGGTTTTGCGTCTGCTGCGCGCCGCCGCCGAACATGTCCTGCAGCACCTTGCCAAGCGGATTATCGCCGTAAGGGTTCGGCGTCTGCTGCGGCTGGCTTTGCGGCTGCTGCGTGCCGCCGCCGAACATGTCCTGAAGCACCTTGCCCAGAGGATTGTCGCCATAAGGATTGGGCGCCGGTTGCGGCGCCTGCGCGCCGCCTCCCGCCTGCCGCATCATCTCCTCGATGATTTCGCCAAGCGGGTTGCTGCCGCCGCCGAAGCCGCCGGCGGCCTGCATCTGGTTGTTGGTCTGCTTGAACAGCCCGCCCATCATCATCGAGGCCATCGCCGGCAGCATCTGCTGCAGCACCTGCTGGCTGAGCCCGGTGGCCTGCGCGGCCTGGGCGGCGACGGCGCGCGACAGGTCCTTCGAGCCGAACAGGTGGCCGAGAATGCCGTTGCCCTCGTTGATGCCTTGCGGCGAAAAGGCTCTGGTGGCGTCCTCGAAATATTTGGCGTGCTGGCCGCTCGCCATCGCCGTCATGAAGGCGCCCATCCCGTAAGGATCGGCGGTGTTACGCTGCAGCCCCTGCGAGAAGGCGGGTAGCAGCGCCTGGATCGCTGCCTGGGTCTGCTGCATCGACAGGCCATACTGCTGAGCCAGCGCCTGCATGCCGGCGCCGTTCTGGGCTTGCGAAAAAATGTCGAACAGGGAAGGCATGGGGTCTCCTCCGCAATATCCTCACGGAGGAACCTAGTTCGTTTCCATCACCGATTGAAGCGGCTTTTGCCGAGCCGCTGTCAGGCGGCAGGCGAACGGCTAATAGGCGTATTCCATGAATACCGGCTCGATCGAGCCGCCCCAGCGTGTGTGATAGGCAGACAGCATCTCCTCGGCGCTGGTGGTGCCGCGCGCCACCACCTCGTCGAGGGTGTTGAGGAACGAGGTCTCGTCATAGCCGTCGCGGTTCTTCTTGCAGCGATTCTTCAGTCCCATGCGCGAGATGGCGAGCACGTCGCGGGCGACGTCGCGCAAGGTGGCGTTGCGGAACGGCGCCGCAATGCCCTGCTCCGGCACGGCGTTGCGCATCGCCAGAGCTTCCTTGTAGGTCCAGCTCGATGTCAGCGTCTCGGCGGCGTCCAGCGCCTGCTCGTCATAGAGCAGCCCGACCCAGAAGGCCGGCAGGGCGCAGATGCGCCGCCATGGTCCGCCGTCGGCGCCGCGCATTTCGAGGAAGCGCTTCAGCCGCACGTCCGGAAAGAGGGTCGACAGGTGGTTGGCCCAGTCGCCCATTGTCGGTAGCCCGTCGGGCACTTCGCCGCGGGCGGCACCCGCCATGAACTGGCGGAATGTGTAGCGCGTCATGTCGTGATAGTGGCCGTCGCGAATGACGAAATACATCGGCACGTCGAGCGCCCATTCGACATAGTCGGCAAAGCCGAAGTCGGGTGCAAAGCAGAATTCCAGCATGCCGGAGCGCTGGTTGTCGGTATCGCGCCAGATGTCGCCGCGCCAGCTCTGAAGGCCGTTCGGATGGCTCTCCGTGAAAGGCGAATTGGCGAACAGCGCCGTCGACAGCGGCTGCAGCTTCAGCGACACCTGCATTTTTCGCCGCATGTCGGTCTCGCTTTCGAAGTCGAGATTCACCTGTATCGTGCAGGTGCGGTACATCATGTCGAGGCCCTTCGATCCGACCTTCGGCATGTAGCGGGTCATGATCTCGTAGCGCGACTTCGGCATTTTCGGCGTTTCGGCGAGCGACCATTTCGGGCTGCCGCCGAGGCCGAGGAAGCGGATGCCGAGGGGCTCGGCGATCTCGCGCACCTGCGCCAGATGCGCGTTGCCCTCGCGGCAGGTCTGGTGGATCGACTCCAGCGGCGCGCCGGAAAGCTCGAACTGCCCGCCCGGCTCCAGCGAGATCGCGCCCTGGCCGGTCGGCTCGACCAGGCCGATGATGCGGCCGGCATCCATGATCGGATCCCAGCCGAGCTTTTCCTGCATGCCTTCCAGGATGGCGCGGATGCCGCGCTCGCCGCCATAGGGCACCGGCGCATTGCCGTCGACATAGAAGGGGAATTTCTCGTGCTCGGTGCCGATGCGCCATTTGTCGCGCGGCTTGTTGCCCGCGGCCAGGTAGCCGACGAGTTCGTCGATGCCTTCGATGGGACTGGTATCGGTTGTGTCGCGCGCCATGAAAAAGCCCTCCGCAGCGGCCGACCGACCGCCGGGCGCTAGATGGACGAAATGTCAGTAGCCGATCAAGCGAAAAATCCTGAGCCACGGCTCAACTGGATTTGATCTGCATGGCGCGCCTTCCCTTCTCCCCTTGTGGGAGAAGGTGGATCGGCGCGCTAGCGCCGAGACGGATGAGGGGTGTTCCAGCGGAGTGAGACGTTGGTGTCTTCTGGAGCACCCCTCATCCGTCGCCTTCGGCGACACCTTCTCCCACGAGGGGCTAGCGTGCGCACACATTTGCTTCGGGCTCATTTTTGCGAGGCCAGAACGAAGCCGTGTGTGATGGCGTTGAAGCGTCTGAGGCCGTGGGTGAAGGTGATGGGCCCTGGCGGGCGTTCCTTTTCGTAGCCGTTCCAGCCTCCGAGCCTGGCGATACACCAGGCGGCCCAGGCGAGCGTGTGCGTGGGGTGCGGGTTCTTCTGCTTTTGGGTCTTGCCTTCAAGCTTGGCGATGAGCACTTCCAGGACGGTGATCTCGGTGGGATCGAAGAGGTGTGCGGCCTGGAAGCGCTGGCCCGGCGAACCACGCCCGTGTACGAGTTGCATGACCTTGGTGGCGACGACCAGAGCGGTGGCGGCCAGACGTTCGAGTGCATCGCCGTCGGCGATGAGACTTTCCTCCAGATCGATGGCCTGCGACTTCACGGTCCGAAACAGCTGTTCGACGCTCCAACGCGAGCGATACAGGTCGACGATGCGGCAGGCATCGGCGAGCGTTTCGACGCTGTGGGTGGTCAACAGCCGCCAGATCACCGCGTCCTTGGCCGAAGGTGGATCGATCTCACGCACTTCCACCATGTTGAGCGTGAGTTCGCGCGGATCGCGGCTGTCGGCGCCAAGGCGGGGCTGGCGCAAGCTCACCGCGGTGAAGCGAACGGCCAGTTCGACGGTGCGGGCCGGCCGGCCGGGTCGGGCCTGCAGTTCGAAGGCAATGCGGCCGGCTTCCGGCGTCTTGGCGATCGCGCCGAACAGGCGCTCGCCCCGGGTGCCCAAGGCCCGATCCCGTACAGCGCGGATGAGCACATGGGTGCGCTCGTCGGGCAGCCTTGCAAACACTTCGTAGATGTCGGCCTCGCGGTCGCCGATCACCGTCATCTGCGGCGCGTCGGTCAGCGCCTGGCATGCCGCCTTGGCGGTGCCGATCCACTTGTGGCTTTCCTTGGCTTCGATCGGCAGCGCCTGGTAGTCATCCGCCTTCTCTGCCTCGCGCCGCCAGATCGTGGCGCCTGCAAGGCCAAGGACCGAGCCGTCCACGGCATCCACGGCCAACGCCGGATGCACGAACAGCCCGATATCCGTGCCATTGCCGACACGACCGAGGCCGCGCTTGCGCGAAGCCTTGGCTTCATAGTTGATCTCGCTGCTGTCCTCGATGATCAGCACGTGGCGGCCGGCGGCCAGTTCGGCGGTTCGCGCCGCCGCCGTGCGGATGATCTCTTGCGTGCTCACGTGGCGATTGCGAAACAGGCGTGTGAATGCGACCTTCTCGGCGCGCGTGTCGGCCAGCCGGCGCATGCCCGTGCTGACACGCGCAAACATGCGCTCCAGAACCATGCTCCCCTTTTTTGCAGGCGCAGGTCGCCGAAGTAGCCAAGCAACGAAGCCATCGTCAAAACCTCCAGAATCAACAATGGCGGCTACAGAATCACATACAATTCAACCGCTTCAAGCCATTTTCCGACGGCGCCTCTTCACGCTTGACCACAGCACGAAGCAAATGTGTGCGCACGCTAGCCCACGAGGGGAGAAGGGAAGATCCTACCAGTCGCCGATCGTCGCCTGCATCACCGCGAGCGCCGCCACCGCCGCCGTATCGGCGCGCAGGATGCGCGGTCCGAGCGGGATGGCGGTGACGAAAGGCAACGCCCTCAGCATCCTGCGTTCGTCATCGGAAAATCCGCCTTCCGGCCCGACCAGCAGCGCGAGTTTTTTCTCCCGCACCTTCTGCAACGCCGGCAGCGGGTTGTTGGTCGAGGCGTCCTCGTCGCAGAAGATCAGCCGCCGCTCCTTGTCCCAGCCGCCGAGCAGCCGCTCCAGCTTTGCCGCCTCGCGCACCTCCGGCACGGCCAGGATGCCGCATTGCTCGGCCGCCTCGACGACATTGGCGCGCAGCCGGTCGATGCCGGGCTTCGCCACCTGCGTATGCTGGGTGACGATCGGCTGGAGGATGCCGGCGCCCATCTCCACCGCCTTCTGCACCAGATAGTCGAGCCGGCCCTGCTTCAGCGGGGCGAAGCAATAGACCAGATCGGGCAGTGGCGGCTGCGGCCGCTGCAGGGAGAGCACCTTGAGCCGGACTGCCTTCTTGGATCTGGCGGCGATCGCCGCCGACCATTCGCCGTCGCGGCCGTTGAAAAGAAGAACTTCCGCGCCTTCGCCGAGCCGCAGCACATGCGCGAGATAGTGGCTCTGCTGTTGTCCGGCATCGAATTCGGTGCCTGGTCCGAGATCGTCCGGCACGAACAGCCGCTGCATCTTGTAGTTGGCGCGCATGGCCGAGCAATGGGCGAGGGCAGCGTTGCCGTCAAGTATCGGCGGACGGATGCCAGACAGGCGCGTAGCCTTGCCTCAGCACCGAAACGCTGGTGGCAGGCGTGAGCAGACGAAGCGGCCGACCGGCGAGACTGTCGAGGGCGATAGGGTCGGCATAACCCGCGAACGACCATCCGAGCGCCTTGCCGGCACGGAGCGCATAGGCGGTGTCGTTGTCGGCCACCATCGAGCCATCGGGCAGGTTGCCAAGCTCCACGGCTGCGACGGCCGGTGGCCGGCCGCCCGAAGCCAGCCGCTCCTTGTGCAGCCGCTTGTCGACCATCGGCGCGCGCGGTTCGGCAATGCCGATTGCCTCGCCGAAACGGCCCACGAAATCTGTCGCCCGTTCGCGCTGGCAAAAGAAGCAGGGCCGGTGGCCGGCGGCCAATGCCGTCACCTCGTCGAGGAAGAACAGCTCGGTCCAGCCGGCTTTGCCCCCCAATTGGCCGTCACTTTGGCGGTTGCGGCCCATCGGCTCGCGTCGCACGTTGCGGAACTCGCAGACGCAGATGATCCAGGCCTGTAACGCCCAGCGCTTCTTCAGTAGCGTCTTCGTCTCGGGATCATGGATGATGCCGCGATTGCCCATGAACAGGCCGCGCTCGGGCGCGGCGTGGATGGCGCCGAACGGATCGACCCGGTTCTGCAGTGGCATAGCTTTCTCTCCGGCGCGCACCTTGGCTGAAATGCGGGCGGCATGATATCGCTCGCCCGTGCAATTTCATGTCAGCAGGATTCTCATGCGGGTGCTGGTGGTCCAGAACTACGAAAACACCGGCCTCGGTCAGGTCGGCGCCGCACTTAAGGAGGCCGGCGCCGAGCTCGACCTGCGGCGTCCCTATGAGGGTGACCCGCTGCCTCAGGACGCGGCCGGGCACGATGCGATGGTCGTGCTGGGCGGCGGGCAGAATGCGCTGGCCGACGACGACTACCCCTATTTTCCCTCTCTGCTCGAACTGACGCGCGAATTCGCCGGCAGGGACCGGTCGGTGCTCGGCATTTGCCTCGGCGGCCAGCTCGTCGCCCGCGCCTTTGGCGCCGAAAACCACATCGGCCGGGCGGTTGAGTTCGGCTGGTGCGGCGTGTCGCTGACGAGGGAAGCCAAGGCCGATCCCGTGCTCGGCGCGCTGCCAGAAGAATTCCCGATCTTCCAGTGGCACGACGACACGTTCGACCTGCCCGAAACCGCCGTCCGGCTCGCCGGCAACGAGGTCGCCACGAACCAGGCCTTTCGCATCGGCCGCGCCGTCTATGGCTTCCAGTTCCATTTCGAGGCCGACCGCCCGCTGGTGCGCGACTGGAGCACGTCCTTCGCGGCAACGATTGCCGAGCGTAACCCCGACTGGGCCGGCAAGCTCGACGACGAGATGGCCCGCAACGGGCCCGACGCCGACGCCGCCGGACTGGCGATCGCCCGCGCCTGGGTGGCGACGATCTAGTTATCTCACCGATCGTTTCGCCAAGCGTGACATAATTGGCACGCGATGGCAGTTCCGCCTGGGGAAAACCTGCTTCGTCCTTGGCCTGTGCTCGCTCGCCATCCTAGAAGGCGCCCGCCCTGTATCGTTCGTGCAACCGCAATGAACCTTCTGTGTGATCTGCGCGACACACCGGCGATACAGAATCTGCCTAGAAGCGCGAAATCGTCGAAACATTGAGACGCATTTTATCGTTTCAACGCATTGGTAACCGCCTCGTGCACAGATGCAGAAAGCTCAACCAGAGATGACGTCCGTGAAAGCAGCGCTTTTGTCCTTTGTTATGCTGTCTGCCATCATCGTGTGCGGCCTCGGCATCTACGCCGCCGATGCAGCCAACAATCACCAGGCCGTTGACGGCTACGGCGTCACCGCCGCGCTTCGCTAAAGCCTGATCCTTCCCGACAAACGAAAAGCTGACCCCACAGCCGGGATCATGGCTAGAACGCCTTTCCCTGCACGGTCACGATACGCTTGTCGCCGCCGTTAACGGCAAGGGCGCTCAGCATTCCCGATTGCCAGGCGAGCGTGTCGACATTGACGCGGTTGGCCAAAACCTCGGTCTCTGGCACCGGTGTGTGCCCGTGCACGATCACCTTCGGGTGAAGGCCGGGGTGGTCGTGGAAGGCGTCGCGGATCCAGATCAGGTCCTGCGGGCTCTGGCTTTCGAGCGGAATGCCGGGCCTGATGCCGGCGTGACAGAAGAAGAAGTCGCCGAAGGTCACTGAAAAGGACAGCGAGCGCAGGAAGTCGACATGGGCTTGCGGCAAGGCTTCGACCAATGCCGCGTGTCCGTGCGCCAGCACCTCGTCCGGCCTGCCGAACCAGCTGCTGCCGGTCGAGAGCTTCACCCCGTATGACGCCGCGGTCTGGATACCGCCATAGCGCATGAACAGGCCGTCCGCGTCGGGCTCGGCAAGAAATTCCAGCATGCCGATGTCGTGATTGCCGGCAAGCGTCAGGTTGCGCGGGTCGCGCTCTCTTGCCTCGATCAGGAAATCGATGACGCCTTTGGAATCCGGTCCGCGGTCGACATAGTCGCCGAGATGGATGATGCGCCAATCGGATGACGGTGCATATTCCAGCTCGCTTTCGATCCGGCGATGCATCGCGGCAAGCAGGTCATGGCGGCCATGCACGTCGCCGATCGCATAGAGCCGCATGCCGTCCGGCCCGCGAGCGTCGAGATAATGAATGCCGGTCTCAATCAAGGCATGCGTCTTCCCGTGTCGTAATCACGGGAAACTAGCGCGGATCGATGAATAGGCCCTAGCGTCGCAGCTGGTCCTTGCCCATGTCGGTTACCAAACGCTTACCGCACAGCGCCAGCGTGATGTCCATCTCCTTGCGGATGATTTCGAGCGCCTTGGTGACGCCCGCCTTGCCCATCGCGCCGAGTCCATAGAGGAAGGGCCGGCCGATATAGGTGCCCTTGGCGCCGAGGCAGAGCGCCTTGAGCACGTCCTGGCCAGAGCGGATGCCGCCGTCCATATGCACCTCGATCCTGTCGCCGACCGCATCGGCGATCTCCTCCAGCACCGAAATCGAAGAAGCGGCGCCGTCGAGCTGGCGTCCGCCGTGGTTCGACACGACGATCGCGTCGGCGCCGGTCTCGGCCGCCATCAGCGCGTCCTCCTTGTCGAGAATGCCCTTCAGGATCAGCTTGCCGCCCCAACGCTCCTTGATCCAGGCGACATCCTTCCACGAAAGCTGCGGATCGAACTGCTCCGTCGTCCAGGACGACAGCGAAAAGACGTCGCCGACATCCTTGGCATGGCCAACGATGTTGCGGAAGGTTCGACGCGGCGTGCCGGCCATGCCCAGGCACCAGCGCGGCTTGATGGCCATGTCGATGATGTTGGCGAGCGTCATCTTGGGCGGCGCCGACAGCCCGTTGCGCACATCCTTGTGGCGCTGGCCGAGGATCTGCAAATCGAGCGTCAGCACCAGCGCCGAGCACTTCGCCGCCTTGGCGCGATCGATGAGGTTGAGCACGAAATCCTTGTCGCGCATCACATAAAGCTGGAACCAGAACGGCTTCTTGGTGACGGAGGCGACATCCTCGATCGAGCATATGCTCATCGTCGACAGCGTGAACGGCACGCCGAACGCCTCTGCCGCCTGCGCCGCCAGCATCTCGCCGTCGGCATGCTGCATGCCGGTCAGGCCGGTCGGGGCCAGCGCCACCGGCATCGCCACCTTCTGGCCGATCATGGTCGATTCCAGCGAGCGGTTGCTCATGTCGACCAGCACGCGCTGGCGGAATTTTATCTTGCCGAAATCCTCTTCGTTGGCGCGGTAGGTGCTCTCGGTCCAGGCGCCGGAATCGGCATAGTCGAAGAACATCTTCGGTACCTTGCGGCGCGCCAGGTCCTTGAGGTCGGCGATGGTGAGAATTTCGCTCATGGTGGTCCCCGCTTGATCGATGCTTAGGAGCGTTTGCGTGTTGGTTCGATGTCGCCGGCTTCCGAGCGCTGCCTGAGCCGCAGCCGCGACACCCGCTGCCAGTCGCCGCTGCGCTCGGCTTCCGCCATGGAGCGCTCGACATAGGTGATGTGGTCCATCGCGGCCTTGCGCGCGGCGGCAGGGTCGGCCGCCTTGATCGCGGCATGGATTGCCCGGTGCTGGTGAAGCAGCGCGTCGCGCGCCCCGGGCACGGTGAACACGAGGAGCCGGTTCTGGAACACGCCCTCGGAGAGCAGCCGGTAGCACGAGCGCAGCGTGTGCAAGAGGATGATGTTATGCGCGCATTCGCAGACCGCGTGATGGAACTCGACGTCGATATCCGCCTCGTCGTCGAAATCGCCGGTCCGGTGCGCTTCGTCCATGCGCGCCATGATGCGGTCGAGCAGCGCCAGATCCTCGGGCGTCGCCCGCCGCGCCGCGTATTCGGCGGCCACCGCTTCGATCTCGCGCCGGTACTCCAGATAATCGGTCACCGCCTTGCGGTGCGTGGAGATGAGGTCGGTCACCGGCTTGGTGAAAAGCTGGCCGATGACGTCGGCGACATGAGTGCCGCCGCCCGGCCTGGTCGTCAGCAGCCCACGTCCCTCCAGCGCCTTCAGCGCATCGCGCAGGATCGGCCGCGACACGTCGAACTGCCGCGCCAGTTCGCGCTCGCCCGGCAGCCGGTCGCCGGTACGCAGCACGCCTTCCAGGATCAGGTTCTCGATCTGCTGCAGCACCTCGTCGGCGGTGCGCGAATGCTCGATCCTGGAGAAGATATCGCTCAACGGAGGGCGCCTGGGAATGGGACGGATGTCGCGCAGATTAAAGCCACTGCCGCCAACTGGTCAAATTATTTATCCAATTCGCCGGATCCGGTAGACTCCGCGGCCGCGCCGTCCCATTCATGCCTGCTAAATTTGCTGTTTACGTGCAATGCTGATTGCCGCAAGAGGACGGGCTTGCACGAAGGGCCGAAACAAGGGGGACCAGCCGTGTCGGACGAGACGTCCAACCTCGAATTCCAGCCGCGCGCCCAAGGCAGCGTCATGGGCTTTCCGGCGCATGAGGGGCGGCCCGGCGCATTGGGCGAGGTGCATGCCCGGCCGCATCCGCTGGTCGAGAAGCCGCGTGTGCTCATCCAGCTCTCCTTCATGACCGAGGGCGGCGCCGCCGTCGACCATGCCGTGCTGTCCGACTTGTCGCGGCGCCTCGGTATCGCGGCGCCCGAACGCCATGCCCGTCACCATGCCATGAAATGGGGCAAGGGCACGGTTCGCTGGGAGCGGCACACCGAATTCTCGACCTATCTCTGGGAAGGGCCGCTCGCCGAGAACGGTCGGGGCCAGGAGGATTCGCCCTTCGGCAACGGCTTCTCGCCGCCCGGAACCGTGATCTCCGGCATCCGGCTCGAAATCCGCAAGTGGACGCAGGCGAGCGAGAAGCTGATCGCCGGCTTTGACCCGACCAGCCTCTGCTATTCGCTGGTCGAGCGGGGCGCGGCTGCCATCATCACCGACTTCCGTCAGGACGGCGATGGCCTGACCCGCATGTTGGTGCTCGACCGCGGCCTGACGCCGGCGAGCACCGGCGCCTTGTCGCATCGGCTGATCGACATCGAGACCTACCGGACGCTTGCTATGCTTGGCCTGCCGCTGGCGCTGACGCTGTCCGGCCGCGCCCGCCGCATCGAGGACCGGCTGGCCCAGACCACGTTGGAAATGAAGGCGGCCGAGACCCGCGACAGCCAGACGCTGCTCGCCGACCTCACCGAGCTTGCCGCCGAGCTGGAGGCCGACGCCGCCTCCAGTCTCTACCGTTTCGGCGCCAGCCGCGCCTATGACGGTATCGTCAGCGAAAGGCTGGAGGCGTTGGAGGAGGAGCCTGTGCAGGGCTACGACACCTGGGCCGGCTTCCTGCAACGGCGCATGGCGCCGGCCATGCGCACCTGCCGCTCGGTGGAGGAGCGCCAGGCCAATCTGTCGCGAAAACTCACCCGCACCACCACGTTGCTGCGTACCTGGGTCGATGTCGAGGTCGAGAAGCAGAACCGTGACCTGCTCGCCTCGATGAACAACCGTGCCCGGCTGCAATTGCGACTGCAGCAGACCGTCGAAGGCCTCTCGGTCGCCGCCGTGTCCTACTATGTCGTCGGCCTAATCGGCTATCTCGCCAAAGGCGCCTCGATCTTCGGCCACACCTTCGCGCCGGAAGTCGTCACTGCGGCTTCGGTGCCGGTTGCAGTGCTGCTCGTCTGGTGGGCTGTGCGCCGTGTGC from Mesorhizobium sp. M1E.F.Ca.ET.045.02.1.1 includes the following:
- a CDS encoding DUF1127 domain-containing protein — protein: MTTIEFASKTPRITTRPAVATLVVNALVNAYRAWKNRRAFYRLGEMSDAELADIGLTRADLHVAVAVPFGRDPTAKLRAIASDRADTIEDLARKVA
- a CDS encoding LysR substrate-binding domain-containing protein, which gives rise to MKAPLDLDQLQTFISIADTGSFTRAAEEVHRTQSAVSMQMRRLEERIGKPLFEKDGRTNKLTEEGDRLLSYARRLIYLNRETLAAFDDQRLEGTIRIGTPDDYADRFLPEIMARFSRSNPRVELTVICEPTPGLVEHIKRGNLDLALVTHNDTRGQSEVVRREPLLWVTSANHATHEQEILPMAFGRPNCVWRRAAVDVLDRQNREYRVLFSSFSATVITAAVLSGLAISVLPECALRPGMRVLGEADGFDALPDCRIGIMRGQTSQPEIVDALARHIAESLDNISVPVGEETGSFDFAALAFAKMKRTKANQILPGW
- a CDS encoding metallophosphoesterase, whose product is MIETGIHYLDARGPDGMRLYAIGDVHGRHDLLAAMHRRIESELEYAPSSDWRIIHLGDYVDRGPDSKGVIDFLIEARERDPRNLTLAGNHDIGMLEFLAEPDADGLFMRYGGIQTAASYGVKLSTGSSWFGRPDEVLAHGHAALVEALPQAHVDFLRSLSFSVTFGDFFFCHAGIRPGIPLESQSPQDLIWIRDAFHDHPGLHPKVIVHGHTPVPETEVLANRVNVDTLAWQSGMLSALAVNGGDKRIVTVQGKAF
- a CDS encoding glutamate--cysteine ligase — protein: MARDTTDTSPIEGIDELVGYLAAGNKPRDKWRIGTEHEKFPFYVDGNAPVPYGGERGIRAILEGMQEKLGWDPIMDAGRIIGLVEPTGQGAISLEPGGQFELSGAPLESIHQTCREGNAHLAQVREIAEPLGIRFLGLGGSPKWSLAETPKMPKSRYEIMTRYMPKVGSKGLDMMYRTCTIQVNLDFESETDMRRKMQVSLKLQPLSTALFANSPFTESHPNGLQSWRGDIWRDTDNQRSGMLEFCFAPDFGFADYVEWALDVPMYFVIRDGHYHDMTRYTFRQFMAGAARGEVPDGLPTMGDWANHLSTLFPDVRLKRFLEMRGADGGPWRRICALPAFWVGLLYDEQALDAAETLTSSWTYKEALAMRNAVPEQGIAAPFRNATLRDVARDVLAISRMGLKNRCKKNRDGYDETSFLNTLDEVVARGTTSAEEMLSAYHTRWGGSIEPVFMEYAY
- a CDS encoding DUF937 domain-containing protein; amino-acid sequence: MPSLFDIFSQAQNGAGMQALAQQYGLSMQQTQAAIQALLPAFSQGLQRNTADPYGMGAFMTAMASGQHAKYFEDATRAFSPQGINEGNGILGHLFGSKDLSRAVAAQAAQATGLSQQVLQQMLPAMASMMMGGLFKQTNNQMQAAGGFGGGSNPLGEIIEEMMRQAGGGAQAPQPAPNPYGDNPLGKVLQDMFGGGTQQPQSQPQQTPNPYGDNPLGKVLQDMFGGGAQQTQNQPQQTQSPYGDNPLGKMFEEMLRQGGGFGLPGGQPAPQQPQQRQPQQSEPQPQTNPSGRPRNPFDDIFGQMFETGAQQRDEYQKGMETIFDQFKRGMERR
- a CDS encoding 16S rRNA (uracil(1498)-N(3))-methyltransferase; this translates as MRANYKMQRLFVPDDLGPGTEFDAGQQQSHYLAHVLRLGEGAEVLLFNGRDGEWSAAIAARSKKAVRLKVLSLQRPQPPLPDLVYCFAPLKQGRLDYLVQKAVEMGAGILQPIVTQHTQVAKPGIDRLRANVVEAAEQCGILAVPEVREAAKLERLLGGWDKERRLIFCDEDASTNNPLPALQKVREKKLALLVGPEGGFSDDERRMLRALPFVTAIPLGPRILRADTAAVAALAVMQATIGDW
- a CDS encoding IS4 family transposase, producing MVLERMFARVSTGMRRLADTRAEKVAFTRLFRNRHVSTQEIIRTAAARTAELAAGRHVLIIEDSSEINYEAKASRKRGLGRVGNGTDIGLFVHPALAVDAVDGSVLGLAGATIWRREAEKADDYQALPIEAKESHKWIGTAKAACQALTDAPQMTVIGDREADIYEVFARLPDERTHVLIRAVRDRALGTRGERLFGAIAKTPEAGRIAFELQARPGRPARTVELAVRFTAVSLRQPRLGADSRDPRELTLNMVEVREIDPPSAKDAVIWRLLTTHSVETLADACRIVDLYRSRWSVEQLFRTVKSQAIDLEESLIADGDALERLAATALVVATKVMQLVHGRGSPGQRFQAAHLFDPTEITVLEVLIAKLEGKTQKQKNPHPTHTLAWAAWCIARLGGWNGYEKERPPGPITFTHGLRRFNAITHGFVLASQK
- a CDS encoding type 1 glutamine amidotransferase, translated to MRVLVVQNYENTGLGQVGAALKEAGAELDLRRPYEGDPLPQDAAGHDAMVVLGGGQNALADDDYPYFPSLLELTREFAGRDRSVLGICLGGQLVARAFGAENHIGRAVEFGWCGVSLTREAKADPVLGALPEEFPIFQWHDDTFDLPETAVRLAGNEVATNQAFRIGRAVYGFQFHFEADRPLVRDWSTSFAATIAERNPDWAGKLDDEMARNGPDADAAGLAIARAWVATI